In Girardinichthys multiradiatus isolate DD_20200921_A chromosome 18, DD_fGirMul_XY1, whole genome shotgun sequence, a single window of DNA contains:
- the zgc:162608 gene encoding uncharacterized protein zgc:162608 isoform X1, which produces MILKLVIFTLSLSSTLAYPVHSDSREAAWVDSKANHVYDKTDLSKDVHRIYKSMIDSSGLYTLESYDIKHPLAEEMQHKLTMESERLRARLRQELAELRERLSPSPAHLSAILDSMRERLNPLTEQLQSSFSSNTQDLCSQLRLYLQGLEKKATKAEASPALHQEAFQGISQTLELSSIKLAGLISDFQTSANGVIEHLKQKSDAEEGTAGSEVWQAMSSKLGQDLNSLREEAQSRVGALRAQLEALLESSQPPQTEMADGLEQFCHNAALQSQVLPARMERLFIGVEEEAGGTSALLLPSSSMQEGGSLREDFSVKLSALIQDIMHSVQ; this is translated from the exons ATGATtctgaaattagtaatcttcaCCCTGTCACTCTCATCGACTTTag CTTATCCTGTGCACAGTGACTCCAGGGAGGCAGCCTGGGTTGACTCAAAGGCTAACCACGTATATGACAAGACAGACCTCTCAAAAGACGTGCA taGGATTTACAAGAGCATGATAGATAGTAGTGGTCTTTACACCCTTGAAAGTTATGACATCAAACATCCCCTTGCAGAGGAAATGCAGCACAAGCTCACCATGGAGTCAGAGCGCCTGCGTGCCCGTCTGCGCCAGGAGCTGGCCGAGCTGCGGGAGAGGTTATCTCCATCTCCAGCACATCTCAGCGCCATCCTGGACAGCATGAGGGAACGCTTGAATCCCCTCACAGAGCAGCTCCAGAGCTCCTTCAGCAGCAACACCCAGGATCTGTGCAGTCAACTTAGACTGTACCTGCAGGGCCTGGAGAAAAAGGCAACTAAGGCAGAGGCCAGTCCTGCTCTCCATCAAGAAGCTTTCCAGGGAATTAGCCAAACCCTGGAGCTCAGCAGTATTAAGTTAGCCGGCCTCATCAGTGACTTCCAAACCTCAGCAAATGGTGTGATTGAACATTTGAAGCAAAAAAGTGATGCTGAAGAAGGCACAGCTGGCTCAGAGGTCTGGCAGGCAATGAGCTCCAAACTGGGGCAAGATCTGAATTCACTGAGGGAGGAGGCACAGAGCAGGGTGGGAGCTCTCAGAGCACAGCTGGAAGCTCTGCTGGAGTCTTCTCAGCCTCCTCAGACTGAAATGGCAGATGGTTTGGAGCAATTCTGCCACAATGCAGCTCTGCAGAGTCAGGTGCTGCCGGCCCGGATGGAGAGGCTGTTTATAGGTGTAGAGGAGGAGGCTGGAGGCACCTCGGCCCTACTGCTGCCTTCTTCATCTATGCAAGAAGGTGGATCTTTGCGGGAAGACTTCTCAGTTAAACTCTCTGCTCTGATCCAGGATATTATGCACTCTGTGCAGTAA
- the zgc:162608 gene encoding uncharacterized protein zgc:162608 isoform X2: MILKLVIFTLSLSSTLAYPVHSDSREAAWVDSKANHVYDKTDLSKDVQIYKSMIDSSGLYTLESYDIKHPLAEEMQHKLTMESERLRARLRQELAELRERLSPSPAHLSAILDSMRERLNPLTEQLQSSFSSNTQDLCSQLRLYLQGLEKKATKAEASPALHQEAFQGISQTLELSSIKLAGLISDFQTSANGVIEHLKQKSDAEEGTAGSEVWQAMSSKLGQDLNSLREEAQSRVGALRAQLEALLESSQPPQTEMADGLEQFCHNAALQSQVLPARMERLFIGVEEEAGGTSALLLPSSSMQEGGSLREDFSVKLSALIQDIMHSVQ, translated from the exons ATGATtctgaaattagtaatcttcaCCCTGTCACTCTCATCGACTTTag CTTATCCTGTGCACAGTGACTCCAGGGAGGCAGCCTGGGTTGACTCAAAGGCTAACCACGTATATGACAAGACAGACCTCTCAAAAGACGTGCA GATTTACAAGAGCATGATAGATAGTAGTGGTCTTTACACCCTTGAAAGTTATGACATCAAACATCCCCTTGCAGAGGAAATGCAGCACAAGCTCACCATGGAGTCAGAGCGCCTGCGTGCCCGTCTGCGCCAGGAGCTGGCCGAGCTGCGGGAGAGGTTATCTCCATCTCCAGCACATCTCAGCGCCATCCTGGACAGCATGAGGGAACGCTTGAATCCCCTCACAGAGCAGCTCCAGAGCTCCTTCAGCAGCAACACCCAGGATCTGTGCAGTCAACTTAGACTGTACCTGCAGGGCCTGGAGAAAAAGGCAACTAAGGCAGAGGCCAGTCCTGCTCTCCATCAAGAAGCTTTCCAGGGAATTAGCCAAACCCTGGAGCTCAGCAGTATTAAGTTAGCCGGCCTCATCAGTGACTTCCAAACCTCAGCAAATGGTGTGATTGAACATTTGAAGCAAAAAAGTGATGCTGAAGAAGGCACAGCTGGCTCAGAGGTCTGGCAGGCAATGAGCTCCAAACTGGGGCAAGATCTGAATTCACTGAGGGAGGAGGCACAGAGCAGGGTGGGAGCTCTCAGAGCACAGCTGGAAGCTCTGCTGGAGTCTTCTCAGCCTCCTCAGACTGAAATGGCAGATGGTTTGGAGCAATTCTGCCACAATGCAGCTCTGCAGAGTCAGGTGCTGCCGGCCCGGATGGAGAGGCTGTTTATAGGTGTAGAGGAGGAGGCTGGAGGCACCTCGGCCCTACTGCTGCCTTCTTCATCTATGCAAGAAGGTGGATCTTTGCGGGAAGACTTCTCAGTTAAACTCTCTGCTCTGATCCAGGATATTATGCACTCTGTGCAGTAA
- the zgc:162608 gene encoding uncharacterized protein zgc:162608 isoform X3, whose amino-acid sequence MTRQTSQKTCKEMQHKLTMESERLRARLRQELAELRERLSPSPAHLSAILDSMRERLNPLTEQLQSSFSSNTQDLCSQLRLYLQGLEKKATKAEASPALHQEAFQGISQTLELSSIKLAGLISDFQTSANGVIEHLKQKSDAEEGTAGSEVWQAMSSKLGQDLNSLREEAQSRVGALRAQLEALLESSQPPQTEMADGLEQFCHNAALQSQVLPARMERLFIGVEEEAGGTSALLLPSSSMQEGGSLREDFSVKLSALIQDIMHSVQ is encoded by the exons ATGACAAGACAGACCTCTCAAAAGACGTGCA AGGAAATGCAGCACAAGCTCACCATGGAGTCAGAGCGCCTGCGTGCCCGTCTGCGCCAGGAGCTGGCCGAGCTGCGGGAGAGGTTATCTCCATCTCCAGCACATCTCAGCGCCATCCTGGACAGCATGAGGGAACGCTTGAATCCCCTCACAGAGCAGCTCCAGAGCTCCTTCAGCAGCAACACCCAGGATCTGTGCAGTCAACTTAGACTGTACCTGCAGGGCCTGGAGAAAAAGGCAACTAAGGCAGAGGCCAGTCCTGCTCTCCATCAAGAAGCTTTCCAGGGAATTAGCCAAACCCTGGAGCTCAGCAGTATTAAGTTAGCCGGCCTCATCAGTGACTTCCAAACCTCAGCAAATGGTGTGATTGAACATTTGAAGCAAAAAAGTGATGCTGAAGAAGGCACAGCTGGCTCAGAGGTCTGGCAGGCAATGAGCTCCAAACTGGGGCAAGATCTGAATTCACTGAGGGAGGAGGCACAGAGCAGGGTGGGAGCTCTCAGAGCACAGCTGGAAGCTCTGCTGGAGTCTTCTCAGCCTCCTCAGACTGAAATGGCAGATGGTTTGGAGCAATTCTGCCACAATGCAGCTCTGCAGAGTCAGGTGCTGCCGGCCCGGATGGAGAGGCTGTTTATAGGTGTAGAGGAGGAGGCTGGAGGCACCTCGGCCCTACTGCTGCCTTCTTCATCTATGCAAGAAGGTGGATCTTTGCGGGAAGACTTCTCAGTTAAACTCTCTGCTCTGATCCAGGATATTATGCACTCTGTGCAGTAA
- the LOC124884432 gene encoding zona pellucida-like domain-containing protein 1, whose protein sequence is MNPFLCLLLLAVLLQPALCIYNCSSVYERTPDNSDLMVQCGATMITIELNLCTAQWAGFNSSSLALNGNHINPACLGSVDESVYPPILRYRLPVNNSMDNPCRQSLQIVDEVPDPAGPFSSFSNIQSVIITSYIDTPKSNVGIISYSTDLYYYFSCRYPLEYLINNTEIVATSVSVATTSNNGSFIDMLKMSVFNDTDYRYPLVVPSTGLELRTKVFVEVKAVNLTGNFNVLLDHCFATPSPYNLTQKDQYNFFAGCEVSTRTSVTRNGLSNVARFNFEAFRFVQHKDQEKSSIYLHCILRLCEPSNCQVLLSACNARRKRSLTPYGGQSGDSATVSVGPLYTAKQDVPDAAVSSNTVTSASAGVDATSLGVWLMFGSVAVLLPDMVAGLS, encoded by the exons ACAACTCAGACCTGATGGTTCAATGCGGCGCCACCATGATAACAATAGAGCTCAACCTGTGCACGGCCCAGTGGGCAGGCTTCAACTCCTCCTCCCTGGCCCTCAATGGGAACCACATCAACCCTGCTTGTCTGGGCTCTGTCGATGAGAGCGTGTACCCTCCGATCCTCCGTTACCGCCTTCCAGTGAACAACAGTATGGATAACCCCTGCCGTCAGTCTCTGCAG ATCGTGGACGAAGTTCCAGATCCTGCGGGTCCCTTCAGTAGTTTCTCAAATATCCAGTCAGTTATCATAACATCATACATTGACACCCCAAAATCAAATGTAGGGATCATCAGCTACTCCACAGACCTGTATTACTATTTCTCCTGCCGCTACCCTCTGGAGTATCTCATCAACAACACAGAGATTGTAGC caccTCAGTCTCTGTGGCAACCACTAGCAATAACGGAAGCTTCATTGATATGCTAAAAATGAGTGTTTTTAAT GACACAGACTACAGGTATCCGTTGGTTGTACCTTCAACAGGACTTGAGCTGCGAACCAAAGTCTTTGTAGAGGTGAAGGCTGTTAATCTCACAGGAAA TTTCAATGTTCTCCTCGATCACTGCTTTGCAACTCCCAGTCCTTACAACCTGACTCAGAAGGACCAGTACAACTTCTTTGCTGG CTGCGAGGTATCAACAAGGACATCTGTGACAAGGAACGGCCTTTCCAACGTGGCCCGCTTCAACTTTGAGGCGTTCCGCTTTGTCCAGCACAAAGACCAGGAGAAGTCCAGCATCTACCTACACTGCATACTGAGACTGTGTGAGCCCAGCAATTGTCAAGTGCTGCTGTCT GCTTGTAACGCCAGAAGAAAAAGATCTTTGACTCCTTATGGAGGACAAAGTGGCGATTCAGCCACCGTCTCAGTTGGACCTCTGTACACTGCCAAACaag ATGTGCCTGATGCAGCCGTCTCCA GCAATACTGTAACATCAGCGAGTGCTGGTGTGGATGCAACCAGCCTGGGGGTGTGGCTCATGTTTGGATCGGTTGCTGTCCTGCTGCCCGACATGGTGGCTGGTTTGTCCTGA